A section of the Candidatus Bathyarchaeia archaeon genome encodes:
- a CDS encoding flavin reductase family protein, giving the protein MEKVQVEGRLFYRLMYPRPTILVTCVDPSTGRPNIITLAWSTPLSFTPSLVGISISPQRYSHDLIAKTGEFVVNIPTAAIAAQALICGRISGREVDKFQVSGLTPKPSRRVRPPIINECAAHLECRVVNSITTGDHTLFVGEILAAYANKNLLRGGLINNEKFRALLHLAEDHFTTTVEATLTPKI; this is encoded by the coding sequence TTGGAGAAAGTTCAAGTTGAGGGTCGTCTGTTCTATAGGCTAATGTATCCTCGTCCAACCATCCTAGTGACATGTGTTGATCCATCTACTGGGAGGCCTAACATTATTACGCTCGCGTGGAGTACTCCCCTCTCATTCACCCCCAGCCTAGTTGGTATATCCATCTCGCCGCAGAGGTACTCCCACGACCTGATAGCTAAGACAGGAGAATTCGTTGTAAACATTCCCACAGCAGCCATAGCTGCACAGGCTCTTATATGCGGTAGGATCTCTGGGAGGGAGGTTGACAAGTTTCAAGTTTCAGGTTTGACGCCGAAGCCCTCTCGACGAGTTAGGCCGCCTATCATAAATGAGTGCGCCGCGCATCTCGAGTGCCGAGTTGTCAACAGTATAACAACTGGAGACCACACTCTATTCGTCGGCGAGATTCTAGCGGCTTATGCGAATAAAAACCTCCTTCGAGGGGGGCTTATAAACAACGAAAAGTTCAGAGCTCTCCTCCACCTAGCCGAGGATCACTTCACTACTACCGTAGAAGCAACTCTCACACCTAAAATCTAG